The following are from one region of the Biomphalaria glabrata chromosome 12, xgBioGlab47.1, whole genome shotgun sequence genome:
- the LOC106062125 gene encoding transmembrane protein 45B-like, which translates to MGSFWGHVDEGLFFIVIAFWWMVHAFREYIVAESQGRSMRPNIHYDVVIKRPLPIEIVFKILFPIVGFLGEFFDGGVRFQDANGNFVKLIYQQHMTIYGIFIIHGITDLMAWFKAPIIPNFNYMTAFLSFMWYGVAFYYHASMHGKEPVETIVHILPIYVMFFISAAILLEIKWREGVWTMAVRAYGVLTLGTWFSHVAFMLYVHDRFPGGEESNLDRNDPNNVVYVKAMFGLHLLANLVISFLLYGLVYVTLKFRLKISIQMPKYGLESEKLFLFKPKHYKRLKTNSSEVKGHDTSSEDSSLLMTHEGQAV; encoded by the exons ATGGGATCTTTTTGGGGTCACGTGGACGAGGGTTTGTTCTTCATCGTCATCGCCTTCTGGTGGATGGTTCACGCATTTAGAGAGTACATAGTG GCCGAAAGTCAAGGAAGGTCTATGAGGCCAAATATCCACTATGACGTTGTCATCAAGAGGCCATTACCCATTGAAATCGTATTCAAGATTTTGTTCCCAATTGTAG gatTTCTCGGGGAGTTCTTTGATGGCGGAGTTAGATTTCAAGATGCTAATGGCAACTTCGTCAAATTGATCTACCAACAACACATGACCATATATGGTATCTTTATCATCCACGGCATCACTGACCTGATGGCTTGGTTCAAGGCTCCGATCATACCAA ACTTTAACTATATGACAGCATTTCTGTCCTTCATGTGGTATGGTGTGGCTTTCTATTACCACGCCAGCATGCATGGCAAGGAGCCAGTGGAGACCATCGTCCACATCCTGCCCATCTACGTCATGTTCTTCATTAGTGCAGCCA TCCTCCTGGAGATCAAATGGAGAGAAGGAGTCTGGACAATGGCCGTGCGAGCGTACGGGGTACTCACTCTAGGCACTTGGTTCTCTCACGTGGCCTTCATGTTGTACGTGCATGACAGATTCCCAG GTGGCGAGGAATCAAATTTGGACAGAAATGACCCAAACAATGTTGTCTATGTCAAGGCCATGTTTGGACTTCATCTCCTGGCTAATTTGGTCATCAGCTTTCTACTGTACGGCCTTGTCTACGTAACTCTCAAGTTTCGATTGAAAATTTCCATCCAG ATGCCCAAATACGGGCTGGAGTCCGAGAAACTCTTCCTCTTTAAGCCCAAACATTACAAGCGGCTCAAGACGAACAGTTCAGAAGTCAAAGGGCATGACACAAGCTCAGAGGACAGTTCACTTCTGATGACCCATGAGGGTCAAGCTGTCTAG